The following coding sequences lie in one Euhalothece natronophila Z-M001 genomic window:
- a CDS encoding phosphotransferase encodes MYNQTSIKSACRTSIQCQVTYSTVALEAVTAAVAQHYDIGVVKNCRFWYHGLSDIYLIETSINRYIFRISHHHWRSRSEILFELEFLTFLRYHQLPVASPLHTKTGELCLEIEAPEGTRYGALFEYAEGSVPLGDCNYTQSHKLGETVAKIHQVSRNFSSSSERSPLTPSLIVDESIRIIAPFLEKQTDHLRTLLSIAGKVKDELEHLPMTPPYWTVCWGDPHSGNAHFTHDDQLMLFDFDQCGYGWRAFDVAKFRQVSLQAGCSHTIREAFLDGYESIIPLTPIELDALQALSIAAFIWGWGIHLNRALYFDYSRLDDYYFNRRLEKLKQLQSGN; translated from the coding sequence TTGTATAACCAAACATCGATTAAATCAGCTTGTCGAACGAGCATCCAGTGTCAGGTTACTTACTCAACTGTAGCACTTGAAGCCGTTACAGCTGCAGTTGCCCAACACTATGATATTGGGGTCGTAAAAAACTGTCGCTTTTGGTATCACGGACTTAGCGATATCTATTTGATTGAGACTAGCATTAATCGCTATATTTTTCGGATTTCTCATCATCATTGGCGATCGCGCTCTGAAATCCTGTTTGAATTAGAATTTCTTACCTTTCTCCGCTATCATCAGCTACCCGTAGCCTCTCCCCTTCACACGAAAACAGGGGAGCTTTGTTTAGAAATAGAAGCCCCAGAAGGAACTCGCTATGGCGCACTGTTTGAATACGCTGAGGGATCAGTCCCACTAGGAGACTGTAATTACACTCAAAGTCATAAACTCGGAGAAACAGTCGCTAAAATCCATCAAGTAAGCCGAAATTTCTCCTCTAGCAGTGAACGTTCTCCGCTTACCCCATCTTTGATTGTTGATGAGTCGATCAGGATTATTGCGCCATTTTTAGAGAAACAGACAGACCATTTACGGACTCTCCTTAGCATTGCTGGTAAGGTAAAAGACGAATTAGAACATCTCCCCATGACTCCTCCCTATTGGACAGTTTGCTGGGGAGATCCTCATAGTGGTAATGCTCATTTTACCCATGATGATCAACTAATGCTTTTTGATTTTGATCAATGTGGGTACGGCTGGCGAGCTTTTGATGTGGCTAAATTCCGCCAGGTTTCTTTACAAGCTGGTTGTAGTCATACTATTCGAGAAGCCTTTTTAGACGGTTATGAGAGTATTATTCCGCTTACTCCTATAGAATTGGACGCTTTACAAGCCCTGAGTATAGCTGCCTTTATTTGGGGATGGGGGATTCATCTTAACCGTGCCCTTTATTTTGACTATAGTCGCCTTGATGATTATTATTTTAATCGTCGCTTAGAAAAGCTCAAACAGTTACAATCTGGTAACTAG
- a CDS encoding HAD-IA family hydrolase, producing MLFIFDVDGTLADTERHGHRVAFNQAFADAGLDWHWSESLYGKLLAISGGKERIRHYITHYLPESQHPSQGDQLIRQLHHAKSQYYRQLLENGKIPLRSGVKRLLEEAKVSGIRLAVATTSSLENTMALLNTYLQGDYYFEVIATGDMVENKKPYPDVYNYVLDKMKVTPEECLVFEDSQQGLSASMAAGLKTVITVNRYTLNQNFSNAILVIDQLGEPDQPFKVFHSKQVIQSSYFNVALAQGLLEVN from the coding sequence ATGCTTTTCATTTTTGATGTTGATGGCACTTTAGCAGACACTGAACGTCATGGTCATCGGGTAGCTTTTAATCAAGCGTTTGCTGATGCTGGCTTAGATTGGCATTGGTCAGAGTCTCTCTATGGCAAACTGTTAGCTATTTCTGGTGGGAAAGAGAGAATTCGCCACTACATTACCCATTATCTTCCTGAGTCTCAGCATCCTTCTCAAGGAGATCAGTTAATTCGACAACTACACCATGCTAAAAGTCAATATTACCGTCAACTCTTAGAGAATGGAAAAATTCCGCTCCGTTCAGGAGTAAAACGACTTCTAGAGGAAGCAAAAGTATCAGGAATTCGTTTGGCAGTGGCGACAACGAGTTCCCTTGAAAATACCATGGCATTACTCAACACTTATCTGCAAGGAGATTATTACTTTGAAGTGATTGCAACCGGAGATATGGTTGAAAATAAAAAGCCTTACCCTGATGTTTATAATTATGTATTAGACAAAATGAAGGTAACTCCAGAAGAGTGCCTAGTGTTTGAAGACTCTCAACAGGGGTTGAGTGCTTCTATGGCGGCTGGTTTAAAAACGGTGATTACAGTTAACCGTTATACCCTAAACCAAAACTTTTCTAACGCTATCTTGGTGATTGATCAGTTAGGAGAACCTGATCAACCGTTTAAAGTTTTTCACTCAAAACAAGTTATTCAATCAAGTTATTTTAATGTTGCTTTAGCACAAGGGTTATTAGAGGTAAACTGA
- a CDS encoding RNA-guided endonuclease InsQ/TnpB family protein: MFTLSYEYKLEPNQLQIDLIEQTLGVCRTVWNYALRERKDWINSRKCPVNACSIEKEYLIPPDELYPSYSRQAKALTEAKKNSERLKSVNAQVLQQVLRALDRAFSDMKSRGFGFPRFKNKYRLRSYLIPQIRGEVLKGNQIKLPQLGWVRFRKSRDIPEGFKVKQARVIRKASGYLVMLSLQLDVDFPQPFPHGHPRGLDLGFDKFVATSDGLEVKRPRFLKSLQRKLKLLQRRLKNKKKGSNNRHKLNIKIARVHQRISDARKDWHFKLAHRLCDGAGMIFVEDINFRSWQRGMLSKHAADAGFGQFVNILEWVCWKRDVYFAKVDKDGTSQECSQCGAHTGKKTLDVRVHHCPECGYIGSRDVVSAEVIRDRGLSDLGQGLENKQIACRGDLTGVEATSSSQEPETGNLVVRLGISRHSA, from the coding sequence ATGTTTACCCTTTCCTACGAGTATAAGTTAGAACCAAACCAACTCCAAATCGACCTGATCGAGCAGACGCTCGGTGTTTGCCGAACGGTTTGGAATTATGCTCTTAGGGAAAGGAAGGATTGGATCAACTCTCGAAAATGTCCTGTTAACGCTTGTTCCATTGAAAAGGAATATCTGATTCCTCCCGATGAACTTTATCCGAGTTATTCAAGGCAAGCAAAAGCCTTAACCGAGGCAAAGAAAAATAGCGAACGCCTTAAATCAGTTAATGCTCAAGTGCTTCAACAAGTTTTGAGAGCTTTAGATCGTGCTTTCTCTGACATGAAATCTAGAGGGTTCGGTTTTCCTAGATTTAAGAACAAGTATCGTTTAAGGTCTTATCTGATTCCTCAGATCAGGGGAGAAGTATTAAAAGGAAATCAAATTAAACTACCTCAATTAGGTTGGGTTAGGTTCAGAAAGTCTAGAGACATCCCAGAAGGATTTAAGGTGAAGCAGGCAAGAGTGATTAGAAAAGCCTCTGGTTACCTTGTCATGCTTTCCCTTCAGTTGGATGTAGATTTTCCTCAACCTTTCCCTCATGGTCATCCAAGAGGGTTAGACTTGGGCTTTGACAAATTTGTTGCGACTTCTGATGGTTTAGAAGTTAAACGACCGAGGTTTTTGAAGTCTCTACAAAGGAAGCTGAAATTGCTCCAACGTAGGCTCAAGAACAAAAAGAAAGGGTCGAATAACCGCCATAAACTAAATATAAAGATAGCAAGAGTTCACCAACGTATATCTGACGCTCGTAAAGACTGGCACTTCAAACTTGCTCATCGTTTGTGCGACGGGGCTGGAATGATCTTTGTCGAAGACATCAATTTCCGTTCGTGGCAACGAGGAATGTTATCTAAACACGCTGCGGATGCTGGCTTTGGTCAGTTTGTGAACATCTTGGAGTGGGTGTGTTGGAAACGTGATGTTTACTTTGCCAAAGTTGACAAAGATGGTACATCTCAAGAATGCAGTCAGTGTGGAGCGCATACAGGGAAGAAAACTCTGGATGTCAGAGTTCACCATTGTCCTGAATGCGGTTACATAGGCTCAAGGGATGTAGTAAGTGCTGAAGTGATTAGAGATAGAGGACTCTCCGACCTCGGGCAGGGGTTAGAGAATAAACAAATTGCCTGTAGAGGCGATCTGACGGGGGTGGAGGCAACTTCGTCTAGTCAAGAGCCTGAGACAGGAAACTTAGTCGTGAGGCTAGGAATCTCCCGTCATAGCGCGTAG
- the psb29 gene encoding photosystem II biogenesis protein Psp29 — protein sequence MDTLRTLSETKRTFYSLHTRPLNSIYRRVIEELLVEMHLLTVNVDFKYDPIYALGVVTVFDTFMQGYQPEQDKESIFNAICKAVEGDPQQYRQDAERVKSLAENNSVEAVTAWLCELKPLPGAGDLDNLLQGIKDNPRFKYSRLFMIGLYTILETANPSLTNDDKVRQEILEKCCQALNLPKEKVDKDLDLYRSNLEKMEQARSVLEDVIKSDRKQRERRQEEKNSPENINQSMII from the coding sequence GTGGATACCCTTCGCACTCTTTCTGAAACCAAGCGCACCTTTTATAGTCTCCATACTCGTCCTCTTAACTCCATCTATCGGCGAGTGATTGAGGAATTATTGGTGGAGATGCACCTGCTAACCGTCAATGTGGATTTTAAGTATGACCCCATTTATGCCTTAGGGGTGGTAACGGTATTTGATACCTTTATGCAAGGATATCAGCCAGAACAGGATAAAGAATCAATTTTCAATGCTATTTGTAAAGCAGTAGAAGGAGATCCCCAACAGTATCGACAAGATGCTGAACGGGTAAAATCTTTGGCAGAAAATAACTCGGTTGAAGCGGTAACAGCTTGGTTATGTGAGTTAAAGCCTTTACCGGGGGCAGGAGATTTAGATAATTTATTACAGGGAATTAAAGATAATCCTCGGTTTAAGTATAGCCGTTTATTTATGATTGGGCTTTATACGATCTTAGAAACTGCTAATCCTAGTTTGACCAATGATGATAAAGTACGGCAAGAAATATTAGAAAAGTGTTGTCAAGCCCTGAATTTACCGAAAGAAAAGGTTGATAAAGATTTAGACCTTTATCGCAGTAATTTAGAAAAAATGGAACAAGCGCGATCGGTTTTAGAAGATGTTATTAAATCTGATCGTAAGCAACGAGAAAGACGACAGGAAGAGAAAAACTCTCCAGAAAACATCAATCAGTCCATGATTATCTAA
- a CDS encoding GNAT family N-acetyltransferase — MDKNIEIRPEIPHDYLAVSKVHQLAFGQEAEANLVDQLRLVVNPYLSLVAIKQDQIIGHIFFTPVDLASELPMTTGVMGLAPMAVLSLYQRQGVGTALIREGLRLCQQMGSKAVVVLGHPEYYPRFGFKPSIEYGLYSEYDVPPEAFMAMELTPKGLDGKSGLVKYHPVFKQITE, encoded by the coding sequence ATGGATAAAAACATTGAAATTCGACCAGAAATTCCTCACGATTATCTGGCTGTTAGCAAGGTACATCAATTAGCTTTTGGACAAGAGGCGGAAGCAAACTTAGTCGATCAATTACGTTTAGTTGTCAATCCTTACCTGTCCTTGGTTGCGATCAAACAAGATCAAATTATTGGACATATTTTTTTTACCCCTGTTGATCTTGCTTCTGAATTGCCTATGACAACAGGAGTTATGGGACTAGCGCCAATGGCGGTTCTTTCACTATATCAGCGACAAGGAGTCGGAACAGCATTGATTAGAGAAGGACTGCGATTATGTCAACAAATGGGAAGTAAAGCAGTGGTTGTACTTGGTCATCCTGAATATTATCCACGCTTCGGCTTTAAACCATCCATAGAATATGGACTTTACAGCGAATATGATGTTCCTCCAGAAGCATTCATGGCAATGGAATTAACTCCAAAAGGACTGGATGGGAAATCAGGTCTAGTTAAGTATCATCCAGTCTTTAAGCAAATTACGGAATAA
- the hemF gene encoding oxygen-dependent coproporphyrinogen oxidase → MSVKDTDLKSTKSEFVPPEDAKRRVSQFMLTLQDDICGNLEALDGSGQKFQEDTWKREEGGGGRSRVIKNGDLFEQGGVNFSEVFGDKLPSSILKQRPEAEGHSFYATGTSMVLHPRHPYVPTVHLNYRYFEAGPVWWFGGGVDLTPYYPFAEDAVHFHQTVKTHCDRHHPEYYPAFKRWCDEYFYIKHRQENRGIGGVFFDYQDGQGQLYKGPDPEGVAAQYSNQVGKLEPRSWEQLFAFVQDCGQSFLPAYTPIAKERRKIDYGERERNFQLYRRGRYVEFNLVYDRGTIFGLQTNGRIESILMSLPPLVRWEYCYHPEPNTPEAELYETFLKPQDWVNWQHQG, encoded by the coding sequence ATGAGTGTTAAAGATACTGATTTAAAATCCACAAAAAGCGAGTTTGTTCCACCTGAAGATGCCAAACGTCGCGTAAGTCAATTTATGTTGACGCTTCAAGATGACATTTGTGGCAACTTAGAAGCCCTTGATGGCAGTGGTCAAAAATTTCAGGAAGATACGTGGAAGCGTGAGGAAGGAGGGGGCGGCCGATCGCGCGTGATTAAAAATGGTGATCTTTTTGAACAAGGGGGTGTAAATTTTTCTGAAGTCTTTGGCGACAAACTACCTTCTTCTATCTTGAAACAACGCCCAGAAGCTGAAGGACATAGCTTTTATGCCACGGGAACGTCAATGGTGTTACACCCTCGTCATCCCTATGTTCCCACAGTTCACCTCAATTATCGCTACTTTGAAGCGGGTCCGGTTTGGTGGTTTGGTGGTGGCGTTGACTTAACCCCTTATTATCCTTTTGCTGAAGATGCGGTTCATTTTCATCAAACCGTTAAAACTCACTGCGATCGTCATCATCCAGAGTATTATCCAGCATTTAAGCGTTGGTGTGATGAGTATTTTTATATTAAACACCGTCAGGAGAACCGAGGAATTGGCGGTGTATTTTTCGACTACCAAGATGGTCAAGGACAATTATATAAAGGGCCTGATCCAGAAGGGGTAGCAGCCCAATATAGCAATCAAGTTGGGAAACTTGAACCTCGCAGTTGGGAACAGTTATTTGCCTTTGTTCAAGACTGTGGTCAATCTTTTCTCCCTGCTTATACTCCCATTGCTAAAGAACGCCGTAAAATTGATTATGGGGAGCGAGAACGAAATTTTCAACTCTATCGACGCGGACGCTATGTCGAATTTAATCTTGTCTATGATCGCGGTACGATTTTCGGCTTACAAACCAATGGGCGTATTGAATCCATTTTAATGTCGCTACCCCCTTTAGTGCGTTGGGAATACTGCTATCATCCTGAACCCAATACCCCAGAGGCGGAACTATATGAGACTTTTCTTAAGCCGCAAGATTGGGTAAATTGGCAACATCAAGGTTAA
- a CDS encoding SRPBCC family protein, which translates to MILNFSFKFIARKEKICCQFSLYKTYRVLSNAPVDVLWEKLINLGDVSWNPLLDHTNAPRGLQAKPGIIYQAVTRLTPIPIRVFVEKVSPGELISLRVLAIPGIQNRVTYQVESTLIGTYVSCSITLRGWLSPFLWWIIRPYASRVVRELAQSAESTEQVS; encoded by the coding sequence GTGATTCTTAATTTTTCGTTCAAGTTCATTGCGAGAAAAGAAAAAATTTGCTGTCAGTTTTCCCTCTATAAGACTTATCGTGTCTTAAGTAACGCACCTGTGGATGTGCTTTGGGAGAAACTGATTAACTTAGGGGATGTGTCTTGGAATCCCTTGCTCGATCATACCAATGCCCCACGAGGATTGCAGGCTAAACCGGGGATTATTTATCAAGCTGTAACCCGACTAACCCCCATTCCCATTCGGGTATTTGTGGAAAAAGTTAGTCCTGGAGAATTGATTAGCCTGCGAGTGCTTGCCATTCCCGGTATTCAGAATCGAGTCACTTATCAAGTAGAATCAACCTTGATTGGCACTTATGTCTCTTGTTCAATTACTTTAAGAGGTTGGTTATCGCCGTTTTTATGGTGGATTATTCGCCCTTATGCTTCGCGAGTGGTACGAGAATTAGCTCAGTCTGCCGAATCTACAGAACAAGTGAGTTAA
- a CDS encoding DUF6679 family protein gives MLHRKIHKFCNEGREVCIFLRDQQRWIEEARIVSLEGDLVTVRYEVDEEEEISSWEEIIRIESIASITHRLASVIRSNADPLVSDDCPEAEQIYPNHPNNNPDYPQDSSS, from the coding sequence ATGCTACACCGCAAGATTCATAAATTTTGTAACGAAGGTCGTGAAGTCTGCATTTTCTTGCGGGATCAACAACGCTGGATAGAGGAAGCACGAATTGTCAGTTTAGAAGGCGACCTAGTAACAGTTCGTTATGAAGTCGATGAAGAGGAGGAAATTAGTTCGTGGGAGGAAATTATCCGTATTGAAAGTATTGCTTCTATCACTCATCGTCTCGCGTCAGTGATCCGCTCTAATGCTGACCCTTTGGTTTCTGATGATTGTCCTGAAGCTGAGCAAATTTATCCCAATCACCCCAATAACAATCCTGATTATCCTCAAGATTCATCTTCTTGA
- a CDS encoding MBL fold metallo-hydrolase, translating into MSQPPSSFNNDEIPLFCYPYAVGNQGEGVCFLLQIGEHRLLLDCGLANVKDLVETDSPPVDWVLCSHAHWDHARGLLPLHRHFPDIPIYASEVTVQLLPLNWLEEPHIPALAQALPTRSRVALADNLVVELYPAGHLPGACAIALTYTSHQQSYRILYTGDFFLSNSRLAEGLSLEELRSFFPDILIVEGSYGTARHPHRRQQENQLMGRLSEALDQGYNIILPVPFFGLAQEILVLLRSHHQFTGRELDIWVDETISKACEAYLEILPHLPASVQNFAKHQPLFWDDRVRPRVQPLTPDSPLDQHPAIILVEETSQWQDYFYETNQHWVIFQPDYFTTPALGEKQFSSAIQSYLLAQHSDGLGTTQLIHNLRPQHVIFIHGPRNYLSDLTSLEELQNRYHLHLPQAKKQVELHIGNQFIQPAAPPETNYEGEVKEAEKTINIQLPSSIVNDPRWHNFSDTGLVKARWQGEELVLRGLSQKEIITETSDEKLPRDVASCGNCRHRKRQHCRNPASPLYGFQVTPQGYCPVFEPLLDNQEDES; encoded by the coding sequence ATGAGTCAACCACCTTCTTCCTTTAATAATGACGAAATTCCACTGTTTTGCTACCCCTATGCAGTGGGAAATCAGGGGGAAGGGGTTTGTTTTTTACTGCAAATAGGAGAACATCGCTTACTCCTTGATTGTGGTCTCGCTAATGTTAAAGATTTAGTGGAAACTGATTCTCCTCCTGTGGATTGGGTGTTGTGTAGCCATGCTCATTGGGATCATGCTCGGGGATTACTCCCGCTCCATCGTCATTTTCCTGATATCCCGATTTATGCTAGTGAAGTAACAGTGCAATTACTTCCCCTCAATTGGCTAGAAGAGCCTCATATTCCAGCTTTAGCCCAAGCTCTTCCAACGCGATCGCGTGTTGCTTTAGCAGATAATTTAGTGGTGGAATTATATCCTGCGGGTCATTTACCAGGAGCTTGCGCGATCGCGCTAACTTATACCAGTCACCAACAATCTTATCGCATTCTTTATACAGGAGACTTTTTCCTTTCCAATTCTAGGTTAGCAGAAGGATTATCTCTAGAAGAATTACGGAGTTTTTTCCCTGATATTCTAATTGTAGAAGGTAGTTATGGCACAGCTCGCCATCCTCATCGTCGCCAACAAGAAAATCAATTAATGGGGCGATTGAGTGAAGCCTTAGATCAAGGGTATAACATTATTTTACCCGTGCCATTTTTTGGACTTGCCCAAGAAATTTTAGTCCTACTACGCTCTCATCATCAATTTACAGGACGAGAACTTGATATTTGGGTAGATGAAACCATTAGTAAAGCCTGTGAAGCCTACTTAGAAATTTTGCCTCATCTTCCCGCATCTGTGCAAAACTTTGCCAAGCATCAACCTTTATTTTGGGATGATCGCGTACGCCCGCGAGTTCAACCCCTTACTCCCGACTCTCCCCTTGATCAACATCCTGCCATTATCCTTGTCGAAGAAACCTCCCAGTGGCAAGATTATTTTTATGAGACTAACCAGCACTGGGTCATTTTTCAACCGGATTATTTTACCACCCCAGCCCTTGGGGAAAAACAGTTTTCCAGCGCCATCCAAAGCTATCTCCTAGCGCAGCACAGCGATGGTTTAGGGACAACCCAACTAATTCATAACCTACGCCCTCAGCACGTAATCTTTATTCACGGTCCCAGAAACTATCTTAGTGATCTCACCAGTCTTGAAGAATTACAAAATCGTTATCATCTCCATCTTCCTCAAGCCAAAAAACAAGTCGAACTTCATATTGGGAATCAATTTATTCAACCTGCTGCTCCCCCAGAAACTAACTATGAAGGAGAAGTCAAAGAAGCGGAAAAAACTATCAATATTCAGCTTCCTAGTAGCATTGTTAATGATCCCCGTTGGCACAATTTTTCGGATACTGGCTTAGTGAAAGCCCGTTGGCAAGGAGAAGAACTTGTCCTACGAGGCTTATCCCAAAAAGAAATTATCACTGAAACCAGTGATGAGAAGCTCCCCCGCGATGTCGCAAGTTGTGGCAACTGCCGCCACCGAAAACGTCAGCATTGTCGTAACCCTGCTTCTCCCCTTTATGGATTTCAAGTAACTCCACAAGGGTATTGTCCTGTGTTTGAACCCTTACTAGACAATCAAGAAGATGAATCTTGA
- a CDS encoding YihY/virulence factor BrkB family protein translates to MRHLKELFALLKETFTQWLGHKAPRLAAALAYYMVFSLSPMIIIAIAIAGAIFGEDAARGQIVAQMSDVVGEEAANIMERAIANASRPDLSNFASLISLGVLFFAASGVFAQLQDALNTIWGVQPKPGLVVRQFIVKRIISFAIVVGIGFLVILSLFFSAAITTLIQLELIPGLSELWQYISTVISFVLTTILFALIFRFLPDAKVSWSDVWIGAIITSVLFGIGRWLLEWYFARTGFGSTYGAAGSLIVLLAWVYYSAQILFLGAEFTEVYARKYGSRITPNRYSVKVTTTPIEYPEEDEQ, encoded by the coding sequence TTGAGACATTTAAAGGAGTTATTCGCCCTACTCAAAGAAACCTTTACCCAGTGGTTAGGGCATAAAGCTCCTCGTTTAGCAGCTGCGCTTGCCTATTATATGGTTTTTTCTCTTTCTCCTATGATCATTATTGCAATTGCTATTGCTGGGGCAATTTTCGGTGAAGATGCAGCACGGGGTCAAATTGTTGCCCAAATGAGTGATGTAGTGGGAGAAGAAGCAGCTAATATTATGGAGAGAGCAATTGCTAATGCTAGCCGACCGGATTTAAGTAATTTTGCTTCTCTTATTAGCTTGGGAGTTTTATTTTTTGCAGCTTCAGGTGTATTTGCTCAACTTCAAGATGCTCTGAATACCATTTGGGGAGTACAGCCTAAACCGGGACTAGTCGTAAGACAATTTATCGTCAAACGCATTATTTCCTTTGCGATTGTTGTGGGTATTGGCTTTTTAGTCATTTTATCGCTATTTTTTAGTGCTGCGATAACAACGCTCATTCAACTGGAATTAATTCCAGGATTGTCTGAATTATGGCAATATATTTCTACTGTCATTTCTTTTGTCTTAACAACAATTTTATTTGCCCTGATTTTTAGATTTCTTCCTGATGCTAAAGTATCTTGGAGTGATGTTTGGATTGGCGCAATTATTACTTCCGTTTTGTTTGGAATTGGTCGTTGGTTATTAGAGTGGTATTTTGCTAGAACAGGCTTTGGTTCGACTTATGGGGCAGCTGGCTCTTTAATCGTCCTTTTAGCTTGGGTTTATTATTCAGCACAAATTCTGTTTTTGGGAGCAGAATTTACCGAAGTTTATGCCCGTAAATATGGATCGCGGATTACTCCAAATCGTTATTCTGTGAAAGTAACCACAACTCCGATTGAATATCCTGAAGAGGACGAACAATAA
- the trpB gene encoding tryptophan synthase subunit beta, which yields MTVSSVPFQSQYPDAKGRFGEFGGKYVPETLICALSELESAYQEIRNNRDFQQQLKQLLHDYVGRPSPLYFAERLSEYYQQPDGTSPQIYLKREDLNHTGAHKINNAIAQVLLARKMGKKRIIAETGAGQHGVATATVCARFGLECVIYMGVQDMERQALNVFRMELMGAKVEPVEAGNGTLKDATSQAIRDWVTNVETTHYILGSVAGPHPYPMIVRDFHAVIGEETRYQCQEKWGGLPDILLACVGGGSNAMGLFSEFVSESSVRLIGVEAAGEGVNGSKHAATLTKGTPGVLHGAMSYLLQDEDGQVTEAHSISAGLDYPGVGPEHSYMKDNGRAEYYSVTDAEAVEAFQRVSRLEGIIPALETAHAFAYLEKLCPQLSGSPKIVINCSGRGDKDVQTVAKYLEEQG from the coding sequence GTGACAGTATCCTCAGTTCCATTTCAATCTCAATATCCTGATGCAAAAGGGCGCTTTGGTGAATTTGGCGGTAAATATGTTCCTGAAACCCTAATTTGCGCTCTTAGTGAATTAGAAAGTGCTTACCAAGAAATTCGCAATAATCGCGATTTTCAGCAACAGTTAAAACAATTATTACACGATTATGTGGGACGACCGAGTCCTTTGTATTTTGCCGAACGTCTGAGTGAATACTATCAGCAACCCGATGGCACTTCCCCTCAAATTTATCTGAAGCGAGAAGACTTAAATCATACTGGGGCGCATAAAATTAATAACGCGATCGCGCAGGTGCTACTTGCCCGTAAAATGGGAAAAAAGCGTATTATTGCTGAAACAGGAGCCGGTCAGCATGGGGTCGCCACTGCCACAGTTTGCGCTCGCTTTGGCTTGGAGTGCGTAATTTATATGGGGGTTCAAGATATGGAACGGCAAGCCCTCAATGTCTTTCGGATGGAACTGATGGGGGCAAAAGTTGAACCCGTAGAAGCTGGCAATGGAACCCTGAAAGATGCCACTTCCCAAGCAATTCGAGACTGGGTCACCAATGTAGAAACCACTCACTATATTTTAGGCTCTGTGGCGGGTCCTCATCCCTATCCCATGATAGTCCGTGATTTTCATGCGGTTATTGGGGAAGAAACACGCTATCAATGTCAAGAAAAGTGGGGGGGACTTCCTGATATTCTCTTAGCTTGTGTGGGCGGCGGCTCTAATGCCATGGGATTATTTTCTGAGTTTGTCTCGGAATCCTCAGTTCGCCTCATTGGTGTAGAAGCAGCCGGAGAAGGGGTTAATGGTAGTAAACACGCTGCTACCTTAACTAAAGGAACACCGGGGGTTCTTCATGGAGCCATGAGCTATTTACTGCAAGATGAAGATGGACAGGTAACGGAAGCCCATTCGATTAGTGCAGGGCTAGACTACCCAGGCGTGGGCCCTGAACATAGTTATATGAAAGATAATGGTCGTGCTGAATACTATAGTGTCACTGATGCAGAAGCAGTAGAAGCCTTTCAAAGAGTCTCTCGTTTAGAAGGAATTATTCCCGCTTTAGAAACAGCTCATGCTTTTGCCTATCTAGAAAAGCTTTGTCCTCAGTTATCAGGATCGCCCAAAATTGTGATTAATTGTTCAGGGCGTGGGGATAAAGATGTGCAAACGGTAGCAAAATATTTAGAGGAGCAGGGTTAG
- a CDS encoding ribonuclease D, protein MDLSKLQVCDQDLSEDSLKQYLASEAIAVDTETMGLKPKRDRLCLVQLCDVDGNVTMIRIAKGQTQAENLKKLMAASNVLKVFHFARFDVAQLYHTFGVMTDPIFCTKIASKMARTYTSSHGLKTLVQELEKIELDKSSQSSDWGNAHNLSREQLSYAANDVRYLISMKAKLQQMLEREERWELAQECFKCIPTFVKLDLRQFDGIFEH, encoded by the coding sequence ATGGATTTATCGAAATTACAGGTTTGTGATCAAGACTTATCAGAAGATTCCTTAAAGCAATATTTAGCCAGTGAAGCGATTGCCGTCGATACCGAAACGATGGGGCTAAAACCGAAGCGCGATCGGCTTTGCTTGGTACAACTGTGTGATGTTGATGGCAATGTCACCATGATTAGAATTGCTAAAGGACAAACTCAAGCCGAGAACCTCAAAAAATTAATGGCAGCCTCGAATGTATTAAAGGTATTTCACTTTGCTCGGTTTGATGTTGCCCAGCTTTATCATACCTTTGGGGTGATGACCGATCCCATTTTTTGTACAAAAATTGCCAGTAAAATGGCGCGAACATATACCTCTAGTCACGGCTTAAAAACTTTAGTACAAGAGTTAGAAAAAATAGAGTTAGATAAAAGCTCTCAAAGCTCTGACTGGGGAAATGCCCACAATTTATCTCGAGAACAGTTGAGTTATGCCGCTAATGATGTTCGGTATTTAATTAGCATGAAAGCGAAACTACAGCAAATGCTAGAAAGAGAAGAGCGTTGGGAGTTGGCACAAGAGTGTTTTAAATGCATTCCCACATTTGTAAAGCTAGATTTGCGACAATTTGACGGCATTTTTGAGCATTAA